The DNA window GCAGTACTCAAAAATGGTTGAAAAGGTGCATTATATCCTTGTACTTCTGATTGCCATTCTTGATTAGATCCTACTGGGGTAACAACATCGAGACTTTCAGTATCAATTTCATAAGGACGGCCAGCATCGTAGGTAACTAGTAACCTTGCTGGTGTATCTTCGGAAAACTTCATCGGGAGAAAAGCTGTGTTTAGCTGGTTACGAATACCCAATGGAACGGAAAATCTCGTCAGTCCATGATTACTAAAACGAAATTTTTGATACTGAGAGACAGAATCAGTTGCTTTGTCAGCATAATAATCAGGTGGTTTGGCTATGCGCGTAGTTAATTTCACTTGATTTTCGGTATCAAAATCTAGCCGATAAATCATCCCATCGCCGCACAATAAAGAATCTCCATCAGGATAGGGTAAGCCGCCAGAGTTAACGGTTCCTATGGAAGTAACCATAAAAACATGCCCCTGCACATCCGTGGGGAGAGTTCCTTCGAGGACTTGCAAGGGTAGCTGGTTATATTCGTATTGATTAGCATTTCTTATTGATGGTGGAACTGGTGGAGAGTCTTGGAAATTACTGGTAGACATAGATATTTATTACACCTGATGATTTTAGGAAACAATTGATTCTGGCTGGTAATGCAGGCGATCGCAGAAATATTCGGCATACAACCTACAGCTAGGTGTAGCTTGATTTCCGTAGAGATTAACCAACCCCATACTTTGCAACTTGAACGCTTGCTGTAGATGTAATTCCACTGGTTGAGGGGATTTAATCACCTGTGCAAATGTGTCCACTAGTTCTGGATTTTGTTGGAGATTCCACCACTGTTGTTGCAGATGTTCACGATAAATGCCATCCGAACTCAGAGCAGTTGATAACAACTCTTCTACACTGATACGGTGTTGCCATAAATAATAACAAGCTAATCTCACAAGGTAGGGTTGACCACCGACCAAATCGAAAAGTTTTTCTAATGATTGCTCTCCAAAATTCAACCCATAGCGATCGCCTAAAGTCTGAACTTGCTCTTTGTTGAAGTTATGTAATTCAACTGGTAAACCCACATTAAAAGGTGACTTATTCACACTCAAGGGAATATATACTTCTGTAGCGTGGGCTACAACTAGCCGTAATTTTTTCCAAATTTCTCGATTTTTAGCTTCTTCATGCCAAGCGCGTAACAACCCAAAAAAATCATCAGCTAAATCTGGATATTGAAATAAGCGATCGACATCATCCAAACCCAAAACAATTGGGTTAATTATTTTAGCTAAAATATAATGTTCAAAATAAATTTTGGCGCTAATTTTGCTTCCAAATAGCTCATCCCAATAGTCTGCTAGTTGGTTTTGTAAATCCAAACCCAGACTGATACTTGCACAAAACCAACGTAAGAATTTATCTAAATCTTGAAATATGGCTGTATCAGCCAGTTGAAAACTTAAAGATACAGTATGATAACCCTCATTATTGGCAGACTGAAGAATTCGGGACATCAATGAAGTTTTCCCCATCCGTCTTGGGGCTTTAATTCGGATTAATGCTCCTGGTTGCAAAATAGCTTTATAACAATTAGCTTCAACGGGAGGGCGTTCTACATAAAATCGAGAATCAAGCGGTACTTGACCTTCTGGTATTTCTGGTTCTGGTTCTGCTGCTGACAAGTTAGTACTTAAAGCTTGATTTCGCTGTGGTAATTCTGGAAGACAATAGTCACTCTGCTCTAAAACTAGATTAAACCCTTGAAAACAGTACTTTAAAGTTTGCTTGTCTACTCCTACTTCACAAGCAAATATCTTCATAATTGAATCGACTGATAAACCTGTGCGATCGCTCAATGCTTCCAGAGTATACCGATGACCATTATTTTCCCGAATCTCTGCTTCAGACTTAGCTGTTTGAAGTTTCTTTAATCCTTGAGGTGTTAGAAGTACACCTCGTCTGCGTCGAGCTTTATTTGCGTACATTGTTATTATCAAGCCTGATCAGCACAATCAAAAAGAACTAAAAGTTCTGTTCAATATTTTCGCAAATTCAGCATGATTTGTTATGTTTAGTTCTTTATTCGTTTCTGTGTTCATGAGAAAATCGGCTGACAATCATATCTCTATTAAACCAGTGCATCAAATCTGGACTGATTCAGCAGTTCCTTGGGCTTATATTGCTGTTGATCTGCCTAGTTTTCCCCGGAATCGTGATGTTTAATGATTTTTGTAATTTTTGTATTTCGATGCGATCGCTAAATCCTAGTTCCAATACAGCCACCCTTGCTATACGTGCGTAGGGAGAGTTAGGTGTGTAGAAGAGTTTCATAGTTTACAAATAGATAAAGGCAGCTGCATATATAGTTTGCAGACTGCCACAAAAATATTGACTACTTCAGGAAATACAGAGATGAGAGGTGTAAAAACTGACTGTTTCCGACTCAAAAGCTCAATTAAGCAAGAGCAGGTTCGCGTCGATTGTATACAGAAGCATCTCCCTTAATGGCTTCGCTGTGCTTACCATCAATCCCAACAGGAACATCACCCACAATCGTGACTCGCTGAACGTGACGGGGTTGGTTGCCGTAGTCAGCAATTGCATAATGTTGTGTAGCGCGGTTATCCCAAAAAGCAACATCGCCAACTTGCCAACGCCAACGCACTGTATTTTCGGGGCGAGTTATGTATGCTTGCAATAATTTGATAATTTCATCAGATTCATTCTGTGATAAACCACGAATGCGGCGCACAAAACCACCAATGAACAAGCCGCGTTCTCCCGATTCAGGATGGACACGTACAACTGGATGTAAAGTTTCATATACGGTGGAAGTGAACACCGCCCGATGGGCTAATACATCTTCTGGTAAATCAATCACAGCTGCGGCATAGTCGTAGGCGTTACTGTGTACAGCCCAAAGTTGATCAGCCAGGTCACGTAGTGGAGTTGGTAAATCTTGATATGCAGTTACTGAGTTTGCCCAAATAGTATCGCCACCATTTGGAGGAATCACCAAAGCCCGCAAAACAGAGCCGAGTGGTGGACGGTCTACAAATGTCACATCAGTATGCCAGTTGTTAGCACGGCTGGAAGTGCGGCTGTAATCAAGGTCAAGAACTTCTGGGTGTCCTTCTAAAGAAGGAACGGTGGGATGAGCTGTGGTGATTTCACCAAACCGCCGCGCAAAAGCTACTTGTCCATTAGCATCAAGTTGTTGACCACGAAAGAAAATTACCTTGTATTGGACGAGGGTTTGGCGAATATCGCTGATTAACTCATCGCTGAGGTTTGCACTCAAATCAATGCCAATGATTTCTGCACCGATGCGTCCAGCAACTGGTTTGATATCAAAATATTGAGAACTCATGATGATTCTAGACTCCAGAAAAATTCGTAAGTTAAAACTTGCTCTCAGATTAATGTCTGAGGATTCCTAATGAGCAGATTTAGTTCTAAACGCCAGGGGTAGAACCGCCATCCACCAGAATTTCTGTGCCTGTAATAGAAGCGGCTAAGTCAGATACTAAAAATAATGTGAGTGCAGCAATTTCTTCTGGTGGTACGATTCTGCCTAGAGGAATTCCTTGTAATGTTTCTTCCTTGGCTTGTTCTACACTAATTCCCCGTGCTTGGGCATTCTGTTCGGCTAAACGTTCGGCGCGTTCGGTGGCTGTTGCACCGGGTGAAATTGCGTTGATCCGAATGTTGTGTTGAGCTAATTCTTTGGAAATTCCCCGTGTGAAGTTGA is part of the Aulosira sp. FACHB-615 genome and encodes:
- a CDS encoding AAA-like domain-containing protein, with amino-acid sequence MYANKARRRRGVLLTPQGLKKLQTAKSEAEIRENNGHRYTLEALSDRTGLSVDSIMKIFACEVGVDKQTLKYCFQGFNLVLEQSDYCLPELPQRNQALSTNLSAAEPEPEIPEGQVPLDSRFYVERPPVEANCYKAILQPGALIRIKAPRRMGKTSLMSRILQSANNEGYHTVSLSFQLADTAIFQDLDKFLRWFCASISLGLDLQNQLADYWDELFGSKISAKIYFEHYILAKIINPIVLGLDDVDRLFQYPDLADDFFGLLRAWHEEAKNREIWKKLRLVVAHATEVYIPLSVNKSPFNVGLPVELHNFNKEQVQTLGDRYGLNFGEQSLEKLFDLVGGQPYLVRLACYYLWQHRISVEELLSTALSSDGIYREHLQQQWWNLQQNPELVDTFAQVIKSPQPVELHLQQAFKLQSMGLVNLYGNQATPSCRLYAEYFCDRLHYQPESIVS
- a CDS encoding TauD/TfdA family dioxygenase, with product MSSQYFDIKPVAGRIGAEIIGIDLSANLSDELISDIRQTLVQYKVIFFRGQQLDANGQVAFARRFGEITTAHPTVPSLEGHPEVLDLDYSRTSSRANNWHTDVTFVDRPPLGSVLRALVIPPNGGDTIWANSVTAYQDLPTPLRDLADQLWAVHSNAYDYAAAVIDLPEDVLAHRAVFTSTVYETLHPVVRVHPESGERGLFIGGFVRRIRGLSQNESDEIIKLLQAYITRPENTVRWRWQVGDVAFWDNRATQHYAIADYGNQPRHVQRVTIVGDVPVGIDGKHSEAIKGDASVYNRREPALA